ATTGAGGATGCCGCACCATGGGAATGCAGGGCCAGCCACTGCTCGTCACCAGCCTGATCGATCATGCCGCTCGCGAACATGCGGGACGCGAGATCGTGTCGCGGTGGGTTGACGGCAGCACGACGCGATCGAACTGGGGAGAGGTCGGCAAGGATGCACGCCGTTTCGCCGCCGCGATGGTGAAACTGGGGATTACGAAGGGCGACCGCATCGCGACGCTGGCGATGAACCATGGTCATCACCTGGTCAGCTGGTACGGCACCGCCGGGATGGGCGGCGTGCTGCATACGGTGAACCCGCGGCTGTTCGACGAGCAGCTCGTCTATATCATCAACCACGCCGAGGACCGCGTGCTGTTGTTCGACGCGATGTTCCTGCCGATCGTCGAGCGGCTGCGGAGCCAATTGCCGACGGTCGAGCATTTCATCCTGTTCGATGCGCCGGCGCGGGAGGGCTATCTGTCGTACCGCGACCTGATCGATGTCGAGGATGGCAATTTCGAATGGGTGGAGCTCGACGAGCGTGATCCGGTCGGGCTTTGCTATACCAGCGGCACGACCGGCAATCCCAAGGGCGTCCTCTACGAGCATCGCTCGAACGTCATCCATGCGATCACCGAGATCCAGCCCGACGTGTTCGACATGTCGAACCGCAGCGTCGTGCTGCCGATCGTGCCGATGTTCCATGCGAACAGCTGGGGTATTCCTTTCGCCGCCGCGACCGTCGGCGCGAAGCTCGTCTTTTCCGCGACTAACGATGCGCGGATATTGTGCGATCTGATGCACGACGAGGGCGTGACGCACAGTGCGGGCGTGCCGACGGTGTGGCTCGCGATGTTCGCGCATATGGACGCGACCGGCATGGATTATGGCAAGCTTTACCGCGTCATCATCGGCGGCTCGGCGGCGCCGCGTGCCATGATCGAGCGGTTCATGAAGGCAGGAATCGACGTCGGCCATGCTTGGGGGATGACCGAAACCTCGCCGATCGGGACGATGGGCAAGAGGCCGTGGAACTGGGACGAGATGGGCTTCGACGAGCGGGTCGACATTGTCACGCGACAGGGTTGTCCGCCCTTCGGTGTCGAGCTGCGCGTCGTCGATGACGAGGGAGGCGAATTGCCACGCGACGGCGAGACGAGCGGGCGCCTGCAATGTC
This genomic interval from Sphingopyxis chilensis contains the following:
- a CDS encoding long-chain fatty acid--CoA ligase; translation: MGMQGQPLLVTSLIDHAAREHAGREIVSRWVDGSTTRSNWGEVGKDARRFAAAMVKLGITKGDRIATLAMNHGHHLVSWYGTAGMGGVLHTVNPRLFDEQLVYIINHAEDRVLLFDAMFLPIVERLRSQLPTVEHFILFDAPAREGYLSYRDLIDVEDGNFEWVELDERDPVGLCYTSGTTGNPKGVLYEHRSNVIHAITEIQPDVFDMSNRSVVLPIVPMFHANSWGIPFAAATVGAKLVFSATNDARILCDLMHDEGVTHSAGVPTVWLAMFAHMDATGMDYGKLYRVIIGGSAAPRAMIERFMKAGIDVGHAWGMTETSPIGTMGKRPWNWDEMGFDERVDIVTRQGCPPFGVELRVVDDEGGELPRDGETSGRLQCRGPWIIQRYFKADSDAADAEGWFDTGDVAVLHPDGVMQITDRAKDVIKSGGEWISSIELENAAVGAPGVQEAAAVGVYHPKWDERPILLIVKKAGAETSEAAIVDYLKDKVAKWWLPDEIVFVDELPHTATGKILKRQIRDDYKDYKLRSLTAA